The Arachis ipaensis cultivar K30076 chromosome B07, Araip1.1, whole genome shotgun sequence genomic interval TAGCTTTTCAAATTGATTGTTGGCCAAAATGTCTCTAAATTCAAAAGAAGAGTTAAATCATagggaaaataaaataagtttaatttttgTACAGAAACTAAAAGAATAATGATTAGAGAATGAATATTATGACTTTTATTTTGATAATATCattcttttttatataaatttatacAAATATACAATGCAAAAAAATCATGTGGCATCATGTGTGAAATGACATCACTAAAAATAGGAGTGGCAATATCATTTTTCTAATTACAAttataatatcctataataatcACCATTGTCAACTTTCTATCACAGCATTCATCCATTATTGGCTGCTTTTATGTTAACATTATCAACCCGAGTACTGAttgattaatattttaatttaatttctaatccaaataataacaacaataaatatAAACTCGTAATTTAAAATTCAGAAACGATTGTTCATGAAATAATAAACACAATCTGCTTAAAAATTAAAGGAGTTCACTGCTATTAAAACTTCAAAACAGGTCACTAAGTGCAAATTAATAATAAAGTACTAGGCACTCTGCAGATCTTAATTGGAGTTTGGTTTTTGGAACTTGTCCCAGATGAGATTCCCAAGAACAAACTAGAAATTCTAaggtttttcttttaaaaatcctCTTGGATTTTCCTTTGCAACAACTTCTTCGGCAAGCACATTTGCATAAATCTGCATAAGTTCGCAGGAGACACAAATTTAAAGGAAAGTTATGGAAATTTCAGAATTACGAACTCAAATAGTTGGTCACTTCGTTTTGTTTATTTAGAAATTAAAACAACAAAAATCATGGCTACTCTAATGTCAAATAATACTATGTCCATGACAGATTGATCACTTGAAAGCTATTACGGCATAATTGCACCAAGGTTTACGTTAATGTTATTGCAACTTTTGTTTCAGATTTCATTTCATCAGCCTTAAAAATAACTCTGTTAGTTGCATTTGTAGAGTTGAGATGGAAAGACTTAGGCATTTATTGATACAACTTGGATAAATGTTTCCAtgcattttataattaaaatgggACCACTGACCTTTCACTCCATATCCAGTGATTCTTTCTACAGTAAGCTCAATCTTGGTAGTATAATTTCAGGCGGATATAgatgatatttttttatgttgCAATTATAATAAATCAGATCAATGAATACTAGAGTGAACAAATGCATTCTTGTCTTTATGAAATGGAGAAGTAGCTCATCAATTAGCAAAACTAAACACACAAGTAGACATGAATCTAACCTTTTTCACATATCCTCTATGTGACTAAGTCGATTTGATATGCTAATGACCACACTAAGACTTTCATcctgaaaaataataattaaaataagcaaaaaaaaaaaaaaagagagaagtacAAATTGAACAGCATTTAGATTACTAACCTTCCAGAGGGATTTTCAAGCGCTAAAATAGCATTCATGGTCTCTATACTTGGAAGTAAAAGATTATAATATCTCATAAATGTCTCGTGAAGTTCTTCAGGAGAATTCGCCTGCAAAAGAATTAATCAATATGAAAAAAGTAACCTATCATAGAGAAAcatattcaaaattttaattacctCTTTCCATTTATTAAAGTTTCCATGCTGGATGCAGTTCCGATAGAATGTGAGTACACTATAGTCGTCGTCAAAAATCTTAGCTTTGCTGCGTATGCTCTTCTTGTAGACTTCAGTTAAACATGCATCGTTATGATTATAATCCCATTTCCGAAATTGAGAACAAAGTATAATCTCGTCATTCGGTGTTTGTCCGTGAGGATAAAACAGCCATTGGAGTGCTTCCAAAAAGTTTATTCTTCTGTTTACATTCCAGAAGAGAACCGGATCCAGAGCCCATTCGATTCTTAGGGCGTATTGCCTACATGGAAGTTATTTCAAGTTAAGGTTTCTCTCATAATAAGGAATTAAGAACGAAGGAACGAAAATGCCCTCCTAAACACGTATCACATCATTTAAACTTAttagaggaaaaaaaaagaaaatacctCGTATGGAGCTCGAGTTGACGGAAGCATAACTCGTCAACCTCTGCAGGTATACAATATTGTTGGTTTGGGAATTTCACAACTTGCTCTATGATGAGCTGCAACATTTGGACATCAGTAGATAGCATCCTATCCAAATCAGCACGTCCATCTTGCTCCACCATATCGGTGAGAATACCACATACTTGTGTATCGCACTTTTTAACTTTGATGCCATATGTCAAAGTTAAATTCCCATGATATTGTCTCTGGAGATGCAATTTCTTTAAACCTTCAAAAATAGGTTTAAAGATCAACATGAAATCTTCTTTGATTGTTTTCCACCAACTACTTGCATCCCAATTATCCTTCAGAATTGATTTGGTCTTTAGCCAAGAAGCTAAATTCAATTCGTAGCAATCTGAAATGATCCTTTTTTGTGAGGAATCTAGGAAATTCATTCTCAAGAAAATATTCTTGTCGTAAATAGTACATTCTAGTTGTCTTTCAAACCAACGCCTTAATTTATCATGGTCATTGTTTTCAGAAAATTGACGGACCGTCACCCGGTATGGAAGAAAGGAAGGCAGATCTGAAAATCCACTTTCTCCTAATGTGGTATCACTAGACCCTTGCTCGTAATTGTAATAAAAGTCACCATTTTCAAGTGTTAAAGACATGGCGTGCTTTCTACCTAAGTTAAAAAAACATGACATCAAAAGAAAATTATAATCATTAAGACTCAAgcaattttttaatttgtaactTAACTACTTCGCAAACAAGCATCTAATAGCTTCGATGATAAATCATAGTTTTTTATTGTTGATGGCGAGTCATCACTGAGAGCCAAAATATGCCGGATTATGGCGTATTGCATTGCAGGAAATGGCAGATGGCCTAAAAAATACATGTAtgcacaaaaaagaagaaaaactgcacatgtaataaattataaaatctaaTTAATATAAGCAATTATCTACTGACAAGACATGCAATTAATTCAGCAAATTTAACAAATAAACATAACATCAAGTCATAACACACCAAAAAATATTAGACATAGAACTTAAATGCCAATTATGGCACAGTCAAATACTAAAAACTCAacaaaaaaatattggttgtcttGAAGTAGACATAATGAACCTAtgtaaattgaaaaaaagaaCACAAAAAGAAAGGAACGAACAAAATCCTCAAGGCCATATCGCCATGGCGCTGTTGTACCCACCATTTTAAAACACAGATAAATACCCTACAGTGTAGTGGATATATAGGCGCAAAAGGTTCAGGGACAATTTTGGAATTAAGAAGAATCAGAGAGTGGAAAATTTGGAAAAATTGAGTGGGTCCTCGAGTATTGATAACTTGGGTCTTGGGGAGACATTGAGAGAAGGGGAATGCCATGCTAACCTGTGGGTGTGTGCATAGCGCGTGTAATTGCTATCGGGGAAAGAGGGGTGTAAGGGTAGGAAAGGAAAGGCGAGCTGAATTTGGGAATTGGCTTGGAGAGTGGGGTTGCTATAGCCTATAGGGCCCTATTTCTGTTGGATTGTTGCTGAGATCTAGACTCATCAGGGTGAATAACACTATTATACTACTCCTTCTAGTTTCTATGTTTGGTTTCTTACAATTTGGCACCAGAGCCCTTGTTCTTGAAGCTTTGTGAGCTTTCTTTTTAGCGCTGCCTTGGAGGAAAGGATGAATACGTTAAAGACGGAGTTCGATGAGATGATGTGACTCTTGAAGGGTCAGAGGGCGACTAAAAGGGTAAACTTGAAGGACCGATTGAATTGGGTCCAAGGCATTCAAAGGAGGGGCATGACTCCCCACATCGCTACAAAGCTCATCCCAACTCTCACTCCCATCTCTGAAAGTAGTGATATTACCCCATTCCCGCGGAGTGCCTTTCACAGGGTTATTCTCGGGGAAGCCAAATGTCACACTCGTCGCTCCAGCAGCTTTTTTGTTAAGGCCCCAGCTCTTAGCCCAGCTCTTCTCCACCAGCTACCTTTATCAGCTGCTATGGTTCCCTTTCCGAATGCAAATGTCTATCTCTTTGCGGCCACAACCTATTCTAATAGGACCCATATTCAATTtcttaaggtagcgtttggtaagGAGTATTGGGACTGAGATATTAATGACGTCAGAACTTTAAAAATATTCtacaaaatttcacagaataaaCAATGAGCTAATAATCTACTGCACATCACCTTATTAGAGGCAAATCGTGACGGCGAACTAGACGCGAGCAGAGGCAGACGACAAACAAGAGGGGAACAGAGGTCAGGACAAACAAGAGGCAAGCAGAGGCAGACACGAACAAGAGGCGAACCACCAGCGGCGACGACGAGGGTGGAAGGCTCGAGGCTGCGTCTTTGAGGAGTGCGTGAGCCAGCTTGCGGCGTTGATACTACAGGAAAAACGCTAGTTACTGTCGGATATTATCCGACAAAGAAAatctctttttattattattaggaaATCTTTTTAGAAACTGTTTATTTATTAAACAACTACAGATTttgcaattgaaaaaaaaaactagtattgaattttaaaaaatattatttttatgaaaaattttgtAATTCAATTGATCGACCactaatatataaatattattaaaaaaattttaaataaaacaaattcaaaatcattgaaaaaaaattagtctATCCATAATAGAAGAAGAGATGAGATTATACGAAAAATGTAATTAATTCTTTCTTTTGTACGAGTTATTGCTTATTGCTTATCTGTCAAAAGTTTTGAGTTTAATATTGATATTTTAGCAACAAATCCAATAAATCTAAGTGTAGTGCTTGGggtattggtttttttttttttttaaagggaGTGTGTGCGAGTTGTTTATTTTAACGGAAAAAATTGGTTCCGACACcaacaaaaaatttatttgatgaatttaggttttttaaataaaaaaaaatttactatcAAATAATCCCATGCTAaatccaacgatatataattaaaatttcatTTTTCTAAAGTTGATATCTGTTTAGATATATTAGTATAAAATTCGGGCTATGCCCAGACTAAATACTATTCCTTTATAAAATTTATTGATacttatttattaatattaataattattatttttatttttacaagCTATCAGGAATTTGTTGCCTAGAAAATTTGTTCCGCCAGAAATTTTTAACGATATAGTTACAGCGGCCCTAGCATTAATTGGGTTCCACCACGTTTCGCGAGTAAGCGAAATGAGAGAACATTCTACACTGTTGAGTGCTTTGGTAAAACGATGGAAACctgagacgcacacgtttcaccTTCCAATCGGCGAAGTGGCTACGATACTAAAAAACATGACACATACATTTGTTCTCCCAGTTAATAGGGAGCCCGTCATGGGTAAAACGGACAACGGTCGTTAATTCTTGTACTCCTGCTCCGTCCTAGAGTATCCTGTAAAGCAAAGCACGTAATTTTAATCAGAAATTACAAACTACTAAGAATAAACCCATAACAACAACTTCAAATACCTGTGTTAACCACGAGTTTATGCAAGTATGGAGTCTTGAACCTCCTTAAGAAGTTGAACCCGATGTGCCTGACACAGAACATATGTCATGCCCTTGGTGGTGACCAT includes:
- the LOC107610185 gene encoding uncharacterized protein LOC107610185 isoform X2, with product MSLTLENGDFYYNYEQGSSDTTLGESGFSDLPSFLPYRVTVRQFSENNDHDKLRRWFERQLECTIYDKNIFLRMNFLDSSQKRIISDCYELNLASWLKTKSILKDNWDASSWWKTIKEDFMLIFKPIFEGLKKLHLQRQYHGNLTLTYGIKVKKCDTQVCGILTDMVEQDGRADLDRMLSTDVQMLQLIIEQVVKFPNQQYCIPAEVDELCFRQLELHTRQYALRIEWALDPVLFWNVNRRINFLEALQWLFYPHGQTPNDEIILCSQFRKWDYNHNDACLTEVYKKSIRSKAKIFDDDYSVLTFYRNCIQHGNFNKWKEANSPEELHETFMRYYNLLLPSIETMNAILALENPSGRMKVLVWSLAYQIDLVT
- the LOC107610185 gene encoding uncharacterized protein LOC107610185 isoform X3, giving the protein MLIFKPIFEGLKKLHLQRQYHGNLTLTYGIKVKKCDTQVCGILTDMVEQDGRADLDRMLSTDVQMLQLIIEQVVKFPNQQYCIPAEVDELCFRQLELHTRQYALRIEWALDPVLFWNVNRRINFLEALQWLFYPHGQTPNDEIILCSQFRKWDYNHNDACLTEVYKKSIRSKAKIFDDDYSVLTFYRNCIQHGNFNKWKEANSPEELHETFMRYYNLLLPSIETMNAILALENPSGRMKVLVWSLAYQIDLVT
- the LOC107610185 gene encoding uncharacterized protein LOC107610185 isoform X1; amino-acid sequence: MSCFFNLGRKHAMSLTLENGDFYYNYEQGSSDTTLGESGFSDLPSFLPYRVTVRQFSENNDHDKLRRWFERQLECTIYDKNIFLRMNFLDSSQKRIISDCYELNLASWLKTKSILKDNWDASSWWKTIKEDFMLIFKPIFEGLKKLHLQRQYHGNLTLTYGIKVKKCDTQVCGILTDMVEQDGRADLDRMLSTDVQMLQLIIEQVVKFPNQQYCIPAEVDELCFRQLELHTRQYALRIEWALDPVLFWNVNRRINFLEALQWLFYPHGQTPNDEIILCSQFRKWDYNHNDACLTEVYKKSIRSKAKIFDDDYSVLTFYRNCIQHGNFNKWKEANSPEELHETFMRYYNLLLPSIETMNAILALENPSGRMKVLVWSLAYQIDLVT